The following proteins come from a genomic window of Candidatus Thiodiazotropha sp. CDECU1:
- a CDS encoding acylphosphatase: protein MSERADNGATKICVRCHVAGRVQGVFYRASARHEAQQLGIKGYARNLLDGRVEVVACGSVEAIEALQAWLSKGPAGANVTGVSCETIHYHEYQGFSVA from the coding sequence ATGAGTGAGCGAGCTGACAACGGTGCTACCAAGATCTGTGTTCGCTGCCATGTGGCGGGACGGGTGCAAGGTGTCTTCTACCGGGCATCAGCGCGACATGAGGCCCAGCAGCTGGGCATCAAAGGCTATGCCAGAAACCTCCTTGATGGCCGGGTCGAAGTTGTTGCCTGTGGTAGTGTGGAGGCAATCGAGGCCCTGCAGGCCTGGTTAAGCAAAGGCCCTGCTGGGGCGAATGTGACAGGCGTCTCTTGCGAAACAATCCATTATCATGAATATCAAGGCTTTAGCGTTGCCTGA
- a CDS encoding efflux RND transporter periplasmic adaptor subunit, producing MLRVTLIICLLFTGQLFARDLEAVTDWKNRVELTTLVSGMVGRINVEVGASVKRGEVLLELDQRRYQSRLAAAESRLEATSQQNEEAKRELDRALELYDRTLLSDHERKQAEIAAATSDAAYREAEAKLVTIRLQREYSRITAPFNGVVESIHVQPGQAVINRYAPMPLLTLVDSSSMKAIAEIDDASVIGKKPGMTVQVGLRGQWLDGTIHSLGMQPIATDANGSRYQLEVVFSPDSDIMIRAGEKAVVRLKDE from the coding sequence ATGCTAAGGGTTACGCTAATTATCTGTCTGCTTTTCACTGGACAGCTGTTCGCCCGGGACCTGGAGGCCGTTACCGACTGGAAGAACCGGGTTGAGCTGACCACCCTGGTCAGCGGTATGGTGGGCCGGATCAATGTGGAGGTCGGAGCTTCTGTAAAGCGTGGGGAGGTGCTGCTGGAACTGGATCAGCGGAGGTATCAGTCAAGGCTGGCGGCCGCGGAATCACGCCTCGAGGCCACATCCCAGCAGAACGAAGAGGCGAAACGAGAGTTGGACCGGGCATTGGAACTCTACGACCGAACCCTGCTCTCGGATCATGAGCGCAAACAGGCGGAAATCGCCGCGGCAACTTCGGATGCGGCTTATCGTGAAGCTGAAGCCAAGCTGGTCACTATCCGATTGCAACGGGAGTACAGTCGAATCACAGCGCCGTTTAACGGTGTCGTGGAGTCTATTCACGTACAGCCAGGCCAGGCAGTCATCAATCGATATGCGCCGATGCCCCTGCTGACACTGGTCGACAGCAGTTCCATGAAGGCAATTGCTGAAATTGATGATGCTTCGGTGATTGGCAAGAAGCCAGGTATGACGGTTCAGGTGGGGCTGCGTGGACAATGGTTGGATGGCACAATCCATAGCTTGGGTATGCAGCCCATAGCAACGGATGCCAACGGCTCAAGATATCAGCTTGAGGTGGTGTTTTCCCCCGACTCAGATATCATGATTCGTGCCGGTGAAAAGGCTGTAGTGAGGCTGAAAGATGAGTGA
- a CDS encoding TolC family protein: MSFHRIVNREVLSLDIRQVALLLLMAFLLQSQPVCAEEPLPSPLTLEYALGLADHAHPERSLAEADLAQARALSEQAEADDDMRLSLTAELRVIEPSEIAVYDSRNDSLARLNLSKRLYDFGRTSHALEAAEAGLASRQWQLLQVRQQRRLNVMARFFDVLLADLEFARDNEALSIDYIRFDRARTRNELGKVSDVDMLELEATYQQALRRMTASRNRQRITRSQLAISLNRPLDLPAELESPQFEPLAELPEIEELVEKALRENPKRKLLQAELHAAKKQLQASEAEDNPVLRAELQAATYQRELGGRNPLTAALVFELPLYQGNRVMSGIAEQRAIVNRKQAELAAYELKLRQQLLDYWMELDRLKVEREGLLVTGDFRDLYLDRSRTLYELDMAADLGDSMSQIADVQLQRARNDYQIQLTHARIKALTGDLLSSPEHKNE, translated from the coding sequence ATGTCATTTCACAGAATAGTGAATAGGGAGGTCCTTTCGCTGGATATACGGCAGGTTGCCCTGTTGCTGCTTATGGCTTTCCTGTTGCAATCCCAACCGGTTTGCGCCGAGGAGCCGCTTCCCTCGCCATTGACACTGGAGTATGCCCTGGGATTGGCTGATCATGCACATCCCGAGCGAAGTCTGGCAGAAGCCGATCTGGCCCAAGCCCGGGCGTTGAGTGAACAGGCAGAGGCGGATGATGACATGCGTCTCTCCCTGACTGCGGAGCTGCGGGTCATAGAGCCGTCAGAGATAGCGGTATACGACTCGCGAAACGACAGTCTGGCCCGGCTCAATCTAAGTAAACGACTGTATGATTTCGGGCGTACCAGTCATGCCCTGGAGGCGGCTGAGGCTGGACTGGCATCCCGGCAATGGCAATTGCTCCAAGTCAGGCAGCAGCGCAGGTTGAACGTGATGGCACGCTTCTTCGACGTGCTGCTGGCCGATCTCGAGTTTGCAAGAGATAACGAAGCACTCTCCATCGACTACATACGTTTCGACAGGGCGCGAACAAGGAATGAGTTGGGAAAGGTATCGGATGTGGACATGCTGGAGCTCGAAGCGACCTATCAGCAGGCACTGCGTAGGATGACGGCAAGTCGCAACAGGCAACGCATCACCCGTTCGCAATTGGCGATCAGCTTGAATCGTCCACTGGATCTTCCCGCCGAACTGGAGTCGCCGCAGTTTGAACCATTGGCAGAGCTGCCGGAGATAGAGGAGCTGGTTGAGAAGGCGTTGCGTGAGAACCCTAAACGAAAGCTCCTGCAGGCTGAGCTGCATGCGGCGAAGAAACAGCTCCAGGCGAGTGAGGCCGAAGACAATCCGGTATTGCGTGCAGAGTTGCAGGCTGCTACCTATCAACGTGAGTTGGGCGGTCGCAACCCATTGACCGCCGCCCTTGTCTTCGAACTGCCGCTCTATCAAGGTAACCGGGTTATGTCTGGTATTGCAGAACAGCGTGCCATTGTGAACAGGAAACAGGCCGAATTGGCAGCTTATGAACTCAAGCTGCGGCAACAACTGCTGGACTATTGGATGGAGCTGGATAGGTTGAAAGTCGAACGCGAGGGATTGCTGGTGACAGGTGACTTTCGAGATCTCTACCTGGATCGCAGCCGTACCCTCTACGAACTGGATATGGCCGCGGATCTGGGCGACTCCATGTCCCAGATCGCCGATGTTCAACTGCAACGGGCGAGAAATGATTATCAGATCCAGTTGACCCATGCCCGTATCAAGGCACTTACGGGTGATCTGTTGTCGTCGCCTGAACATAAGAATGAATGA
- a CDS encoding thioredoxin family protein: protein MSRYLLLTACLFLLIGDITAATRDPGEYFFDQSLGNFNDELEVAKEEGKKGVLIMFEMDECPFCHRMKTRVLNQVEVQDYFRQHFLIYTVDIEGDVEIADFQGNTMKEKDFAFRQYRVRATPVFGFFDLDGKMITRFTGATNDPQEFLWLGEFVVDDHYKSTNFSRYKREKRRALRQEK from the coding sequence ATGTCACGCTATCTACTGCTAACTGCCTGCCTGTTCCTGCTGATTGGTGATATCACAGCTGCAACCCGGGATCCGGGTGAATATTTTTTCGACCAGTCGTTAGGCAATTTTAACGACGAACTGGAGGTGGCGAAGGAAGAGGGGAAAAAGGGTGTGCTGATCATGTTTGAAATGGATGAGTGCCCATTCTGCCATCGGATGAAGACCCGGGTGCTGAACCAGGTGGAGGTTCAAGACTATTTCAGACAACACTTTCTGATCTACACGGTGGATATAGAAGGTGACGTCGAGATCGCTGACTTTCAAGGCAACACCATGAAGGAGAAGGATTTCGCCTTCAGGCAATATAGGGTCCGTGCAACCCCGGTGTTTGGTTTTTTCGATCTGGATGGAAAGATGATAACCCGCTTTACCGGTGCGACTAATGATCCCCAGGAGTTTCTTTGGCTGGGGGAATTTGTCGTTGATGATCACTACAAGTCGACCAATTTTTCACGCTACAAACGAGAAAAAAGAAGGGCGCTGCGCCAAGAAAAATAG
- a CDS encoding peroxiredoxin family protein, whose translation MSHVSPLLRALCIMALALYSVMAAAETVDFDLLGLDGKRYRLSDYRGKWVLVNYWATWCPPCREELPELEVFHNNHKDTDAVVLGVAMERIEKPRLKAFVDEQFLSYPILIAEPAARTELGRVPGLPTSFLVNPEGELVARQVGPLTMEDIEGFIDAMRE comes from the coding sequence ATGTCCCATGTGAGTCCGTTGCTGCGCGCGTTATGTATCATGGCGTTAGCGCTTTATTCGGTCATGGCTGCAGCGGAGACAGTGGATTTCGACCTGCTGGGACTGGACGGTAAACGCTATCGTCTCTCTGATTATCGGGGTAAATGGGTGTTGGTGAACTATTGGGCGACCTGGTGTCCCCCCTGCCGTGAGGAATTGCCAGAACTGGAAGTATTTCATAATAATCATAAAGATACAGATGCTGTCGTATTGGGTGTTGCGATGGAACGTATCGAAAAACCCCGCTTAAAGGCGTTTGTCGACGAGCAATTTCTCAGCTATCCCATTCTCATCGCCGAACCGGCTGCACGTACCGAGCTGGGACGAGTGCCTGGGCTGCCTACCTCCTTCCTGGTCAATCCCGAAGGTGAGTTGGTTGCCCGTCAGGTGGGGCCATTGACCATGGAAGATATCGAGGGCTTTATCGATGCAATGCGCGAGTAA